Within Deltaproteobacteria bacterium, the genomic segment CCGAAAACTTGGGAACAAAATCGATATAGCTACCATTATAGGCTAACACGGCTTTTTTAACGGATTCTTCAGCGACCGCCAGATCAGGATTATACAGCGAGACTTCTTGCACACAATCTTCAAAAGTAAATATTTTTTGGCCTTGAGCTTGAGTAAAGGCTGGAATTAAAAAAAAGCAGAAAATAAAAATTAAAAGATTTTTTTTCGCAAGAAATTGGGGCACGGTCCGATTAAGGTAGTAAAATCCTCAGGCTTATTCAAGGATAAATAACTTCGATTAACTACGCGCTTCTAAGTGCCGCCAAGAGTTTTTGGTCCTCATTTACGACAAACTGGGACTTTATATCAGACAACACCTTGCCCAAGTTTTACCCTATTTTATCCAAAACTATTTTCAGATCATTCTCGGGCAACTGACAACTCTGATTCTCACACAAATAAAAAGTGACCTGATTATTTTGAATGCGGCGTCCTTTGAGTAAAGGGGGAAAATTCGACTCCTTTTCCGATCCCGTTAAAGTGAGATGAGGATGAAAAACTTGTGAAATCTTTTGAATCATTTTTTCCATTTCAGCGGATGCCGACATAATTACCAATTCCTGCTTGGCCTTGAGCAGAAAATCATAAGCAATCAGCATTTGTGAGCAGGCATGGGGATAGGCAGAGATGAGCTTTGAAAAATGGGAAAAAATAGTGAGGGCATCTTCTTTAAAAGAAGCATCCCCTGTTAAATGATAAAGGCGCAGCAAATTGAAGGCGCTCACCGCATTCCCACTGGGCAAGGCCGTATCCATACAGTCTTTGCTGCGAAGCAAAACGCTTTCGTCTAAGCCGTCGCTAAAAAAGAAGGCGCCTTTTGTAACATCCCAGAAGAGTTCTTTTTGTTTTTGTTGCAGTTCAACGACTCGTTGTAAAATTTGTGGATTCGGAGAGGCCTCTTGGAAATCGAGCAACCCTTGAATGAGAAAGGCATAGTCGTCTAAATACCCTGCGTATTTCACTTCATTTTGTGCATAGCGCGCAAAGAGCTTTCCCTCTTGAAAGAGTCCACTTTTCTCGAAAATAAAATTTATTGTGCCCTTTAAAGCACTCAAATATTTTTGATCCCCTAAAATTCGAAATCCTAGCGCAAAAGCAGAGAGCATTAAGCCATTCCAAGAAGTGAGAATTTTTTCATCTCGATGAGGTCGAATTCTTTTTTCTCGAACTGCGAAAAGTTTTTCTTGAGCCGATTTTGCAAAGAGATTTTCTTTGTCCTTCCAGGTAAATTGATCTTGAGGCCAAAGCACATTCGAGGAGTGCTCGAAATTTCCAGACTCCGTCACCCCATACATTTTTTGAAATAGCTGAAATTCATCTTCACTTAAAACTTGTTTCAATTCAGAATAGGACCAGGCATAAAACTTTCCTTCTTCTCCTTCGCTGTCGGCATCTTCCGCCGAAAAAAATCCGCCTTCCGGATGCTGCAAATCGCGCAACACATAATCCAAAATCTCTTTCGCAACACTAGCAAACATCTCTCGCAAATTCCCCTCTCCCCTTGGGGGAGAGGGACAGAGTGAGGGGTCTGCCAACACCTGACAAGCTTCCAGATAGGTTTTGGCGAGCAAGGCATTGTCATATAGCATTTTTTCAAAGTGAGGAATCAACCATTTTTCATCGGTAGAATAACGCGCAAAACCGCCACCCAAGTGATCGTACATTCCACCACGGGCCATTTTTTCTAAAGTGTATGTGACTGCATGCAAAAGTAACGGGGCCTTATTTTGATGGTAGAGACGCAGCAACAAAGAAAGTTGTGTGGCTTGCGGAAACTTTGGAGCAGATCCAAAACCACCCCATTTCGAATCGAAAGTAGCCAGAGAATGTTCAGTAAATTTTTTGAAAATTTCTTCATCCATTTCCACACGAGTAAGATCCGGATCTTTTTGAGCACGAATGTGTGCTAAAAGTTCTTCCCCCGATTTCTGAAGATTCGCCTGATCGGTTCTCCAAATTTCTGCAATTTTTTCAAGTAAACCTATAAATTGGACGCGAGGCCAGTAAGTGCCCCCATAAAAGGGTTTGAGGTCGGGCGTTAAAAATATTGAAAGCGGCCAACCTCCCCGCTGCCCCATGGCATGTACAGCGGCCATGTAGATTTCGTCGATATCAGGCCGTTCTTCCCGATCAATTTTGATATTGATAAAATACCGGTTCATCACTTGTGCCACCTGCTCATTTTCAAAACTCTCGTGTGCCATCACGTGACACCAATGACAGGTGGAATAACCAATGCTCAGAAAGATAGGTTTGTTTTGTTCTTTGGCAGCCTGGAAAGCTGCTTCACCCCAAGAGTACCAATTTACAGGATTATCTTTGTGTTGAAGGAGATAGGGGGATTTTTCATTTTGAAGTAAATTCATAATAATGAAATGTCTTTCGTTTCCATTCGTCCATGCAAAACACGATTCACAGAAACTGTTTTCTCAATCACTCGATACACGATGAGATATTCCCCCAAGAAAACTTCGTAATCGTTTTCTGAACCCCAATAAAATTTGTCTGTTACTTTTTTCCCACGTAAAGGAAAATACTGGAGAGATTTGATTTTGGATAAGATTTGTTTTTTGAAATTTGTCGCTGCTTTTGGTTTATCAAGACGAATATGGTTCACAATTTCTCGAATATCGTTGTTAGCGGGTCTAGAAATAAAAACGCCGTATTTTATCACATTTTCTCCAGTTCTTTTTTGAACTCTTCAAGGCTAACGCAATCCCCTCTTTCAATGGCGTCAGACCCTTCCTGCAAAGCCTTAATAAAAACCTCTCTTTCAAAACGTTTTTCAAAATCTTTTACATCCATACACACCATGGTCGCTCTCCCATTTTGTGTCACAAAAATAGGACGCTGTGTTTTTTGTAAACGTTTAATCACCTTACTTGCGCCATGTACCAGGTCACTAATGGGAATAATATCTTCAGTTAAAGATCTAATCATAAAATTCTCCTATTTAAATTATATTTAGATATAATCAATTCTTTCAGAAAAAATCAAGGCACTTTCCCCTTAATAAGTCCCGCCACCACACATCCCGGGAACTATCCATGTTTGAGGTGTTGAATCATAGGGAGAACCTTCATATTAAAGTTGACATAAATCTAGGCCCTTATCTAAGTTTATTTTTCTACTTCAATTCTCTTATTGATTTCGTCAAGGGAGGATGTTACCCGCGAACAATTATGGATGCTTCGCTGATTATACCCATCTTTAAGGCTGAATCTTTTTTAGAAGGCACTTTAAAAGCTGTCTCAAGCCATTTGAGTACTTCAACGCTAAATTGGGAGTTGCTCTTGGTTTTAGATGCAAGTCCTGACCGATCTAAATTGATTTGTGAAGCATTCGCCAAGCGAAAACATCCTTTCACAGTTCGAGTTCTGGAAAACTCAACAAATATGGGCAAGGGAGCAACCGTAAAAGCAGGCATGCTTGCGGCTCGGGGAAGATACCGGATGTTCACCGATTGCGATCTGGCTTATCCCATGAGCGAAGTGGAAAAGGTGTTTGAAAGCCTGAAAAATGGGGCGGATATTGCCATTGCTTCTCGCACTCACGATGAATCAAACTATCTCTTCTCCACGCATAAGGTTTCCAAAATTTACAAGCGACATTTCATTAGTCGCAGTTTTAATTTATTCGTCAATGCTATCCTCCCCTTGAACCACAAAGATACTCAAGCAGGCCTGAAAGGTTTTAGGAGCGAAGTTGCCGATTATCTTTTTTCTCAATCCAAACTTCAGGGTTTCAGCTTCGATGTAGAAATTCTTTATCTTGCCCAAAATGCCGGTCTGAATATCCAGGAAGTCGGTATCAGCTATCACCACCGAGACATCTCCACCATCAATTTCTCCCGAGAAGGTTTCCGCATGGTGAGAGATATTTTCAAAATCCGTTACTGGAAATTACGCAAACAATACAGTGACTTTATCTCCACCAATTCGATTGAAGAAATTAATCCTACATGCGGATGATTACGGCTTCGCTCCCAGCATCAGCGACGGCATTCTCAAGGCCTATGAATTTGGTCTTCTAAAATCCGCCAGCGCCCTGGTGAATTTTCCCTGCTCTCAAACTTATCTGAATAAAGCCAAAGAAACCAAGCTGGATCTAGGCTGGCATCTCAACTTGAGTCTGGGCCTTCCTCTTTCGGCTCCCAAAAAAATCCCTTCGCTGGTCGATCACAAGGGCTCCTTTTTTAGCTTAAAAAAACTTCTGCTGAAAAGCTTTTTGGGTTTGCTAGACAAAAAAGAATTAGAACTGGAATTACGGGCTCAATTAAAATTCCTGCAAACACATTATGGCCCTGTATCCCACGTGGATGGACATCAACATATACACGTTTTCCCTGGTATCCGTGAGACTCTGAAAAAAATCTTGTTAGAAGAAAAAATCCCTTACTTGCGCCTGCCGCGAGAAGTAAATTTTTTTCAAGGGAAACGAAAACTCACCCGACTTTTTCTCGCTCTTCAAAAAGGTTCAGGCTCACTTTTTTGGAAAGAAACAAAGGTCCAAAGCCCGGCCTTCTATGGTTTAGGGCTAGGCAAAGATTCTCATAGCCTGCACGCCTGGACCAAACTACTTTCTACGATTCACAAGGACTGCGCTGAAGTGATGTTGCATCCAGGTTTTCTCAATAAAGGAGAAAATCTTTACGGAGATGATTTTCCAGGAAATCGCGAAGCTGAACTTGAGTGCTTGCTCAGCGCTTCTTTTAAAGAATTAATTGCCACTAAAAATTTCGAGTGCAGGAGTTTTCGTTTGCTACTAGAACCCTAACTCTTTACGTAACTGCTCAGGTAGTCCTGGAAATTGCGAGGACTGCCGAGCAATCCTTGAGAAAAAATACAAATGGCCCCCCAATTTCTCGGGGATGATGCGATTTTTGTTTTCGTTACCTCCAAAAGTTGCGAGTTCCGCAGCAATTGGAAGGGGTACCTGAGCAGTTACCTTTTTATGCTAAAATCAAAATCTAATTTTCTTTCTGCCGGGCCCTCTCTTTTTTTTCTTTGGATCTTCTGCATCCTGCTCACCCGACTTCCATCTCTCTATCACGATTTTACTCAGGTGGATGAGGTGCTGTTCGCCCTGGGCACTAAAATCTGGCTAAAAGGCGGCATTCCTTACATCGATTTTGTGGAAACCAAGGCCTTGGGCATTTATTATTTCTACGCCTTTGCCTCTTTGCTCAGCGGAAAAAGCGGACAGGTCTCTTTGCTTTCCATCCATCTGCTCACACTCGTTTGTGTTTTTTTGACGACCTTTTTTATCTATCAAATTGCGCTCAAACTTTATTCGGAAAAGGCCGCGTTTTACAGCAGCTTATTTTTCATCTTCTTTAGTACCAATTTTTTGCCCAACATCATCGCTGCCAACATGGAAGTGATTCTTTTGCTTCCTTACACAATCTCGGTGTTTCTTATTTTAAAGCATGCAAAGGCAGTGCGACTCAAACACTGCTTTTTCAGCGGGATTTTTTTCAGCGCCGCCCTCCTCATCAAGCAACAAGCCGGGATGCTGCTTCCTCTCCAGTTGATCTACTTTCTTTTTCTCCTTCCCCGTCCTCAGCTGTGGACCCTTAGAAAGGGTTTGCTGGCAAGTCTTGTTTTTTTAATCGGATGCGTCCCACTTCCCCTGCTCATGTTGCTGCATCTTCAAAAGCTGGGCAGTTTGAATGCCTTCTTTTTTTGGGTAGTTTCAGAAAGCCTGAATTACGTTTGGCGAGGCGATCTGGCCATCGATGGCTGGGCAAAGTTTTTTTCACGAGGGCTTCCCTTTATTCTTGCCACCGCTCTGCCCTGGATACTTTGCGGCCAACGTCTTATTTACTTTCTTAGAAATCGAAACTTCATCCCCCTGCATTCCAAACTGCAGGAAAACTATTTATGGATCTGGTTCTTTCTCAGTTTTTTCCCTATTGCCGCCGGTCACCGTTTTTTTGATCACTACTTTCTCATCATTTTCCCTCCCTTGTCTCTACTCGCAGGGCTGGCGGTAGATCAATGGGCCCCCGAACAATGGCGACGCTATAAAATTGCTTTTTTCATAGCCTTCTTTTTACCCAGCCTTGGCTTTACTTTGCTTCGATACAACATGCATTCCATGTATGCTTACACGCAGAAAGAAGACCTGGAAACCTATCGCCCTTATGGCGAGCAGCTCAAAAAATTAACCCGGGAAGACGACCGCGTATTTGTTTGGGGTTATGCTCCGTCGATTTATTGGTATTCCGGTCGTTTGCCGGCCACTCGCTTTTTATGGAGCGATCTTCTTTCAGGAAGAGTTCCAGGAATGAACGTCAATAAATTCAGCACGGAAGAAATTGCAAAGTTTAAAATGCCTGAATCCTGGAACATGCTCTGGGAAGATTTTGAAAAACATCCCCCGCAAATTATCATGGATACTGGAACCGCTGGATTTCACGACTATCAAAAAATTCCCATGAGTGTTTATCCTCAGCTTTGGGAATATGTGCAGAAAAATTACGAGGAGCTAGAATCATTCCAAGGGGCGAGAGTGTTTAGAAGGAAAAATCTTTAATATTAAAATGAAGCCTAATTGCAGAAATTTCTTTAGGCGAGGCGCTCGCGAAGAAGCAACCGGAGCGTAGCAGCGCTACGTGAGGATTGCGACTGAGTGAGCAACGAAGCATAAAGAGATTTATGCAATTAGGCACTAAACCTTCCGAAATACCACCGCCCCTATTTCCCCCGCATCCGCTTCAATACTATCTCCTTCTTTAAACTCTCCTTTAAGAATCTTCAGGGCAAGCGGATCTTGAATATACTTTTGAATAGCCCGCTTCAAAGGCCTTGCTCCATATTGAGGATCAAAGCCATGCTTGGCCAGATAGATTTTGGCCCCTTCGGTGAGATGCAGGGTCATTTTGCGATCTGCCAACAATTTCTCCAGGCGTTTCAATTGTACTTCAACAATGTGTTTGATCTGCTCTTCTTTGAGGGCATCAAAAATAATGATGTCATCCACACGGTTCAAAAATTCGGGCCTGAAATGTTTGCGCAATTCTTCCATCATACTAGTTTCCATATCTCTTTCGGGAAGACCCAGATAGGCGAAATGAGAACCAACATTAGAGGTCATGATGATCACTGTATTCTTAAAATCGACCGTACGACCTTGACCATCCGTAAGTCTGCCGTCGTCCAGCACCTGCAACAAAATATTGAAAACATCCGGATGCGCTTTTTCAATTTCATCGAAAAGCACCACTGAATAAGGCCGACGTCGAACCGTTTCGGTGAGTTGACCCCCTTCTTCATAACCCACATAGCCCGGAGGAGCACCGATGAGACGGGACACACTGTGCTTTTCCATATACTCGCTCATATCAATGCGCGTCATGGCGGCCTCGTCGTCAAACATGAATTCGGCCAGGGCTCGGGCGGTTTCTGTTTTGCCCACTCCCGTTGGGCCCAAGAAGATGAAAGAGCCAATGGGGCGATTGGGATCCTGCAAACCCGCACGAGAACGTCGTACGGCGTTGGCCACTTTCAAAAGTGCTTCTTCCTGACCGATCACTCGTTGACGCAGGCGATCTTCCATGTGCACCAGCTTTTCCACTTCCCCTTCCATCATTCGGGAAATAGGCACTCCTGTCCATTTGGCCACCACCTCGGCAATGTCTTCGGCTCCCACTTCTTCTTTAAGCATTTTCTTTTTGCTTTGCAACTTAGCCAGTTTTTCATTTTCAGTTTTCAATTCTTTTTCAAGACCCAGCAGCACCCCATATTTTAATTCGGCCGCCTTATTAAGGTCTCCCGAGCGCTCCGCCCGCTCGCTCTCCTGCTTGGTTTGCTCGATTTTTTCTTTCACAGTTCTAATTTTAGAAATCACTTCTTTTTCATTTTGCCAATGCGCCTTCAGCTTTGAGGTTTCTTCGCGCAAACCCACTAAATCCTTTTCGATACGGGCCAATCTCTCTTGTGAGGCCGCATCTTGCTCTTTTTTCAGGGCCTGGCGTTCGATTTCATATTGGGTGATTTTGCGTTCGATTTCATCGATCACTGTCGGGAGACTGTCGATTTCGATGCGTAATTTGGAGGCCGATTCATCGATAAGATCGATGGCTTTATCCGGTAAAAAACGGGAGGTAATATAACGATGGGAAAGCTGCACCGCCGCCACAATGGCTTCATCTTTGATACGCACGCCGTGATGGACTTCGTAGCGTTCCTTGAGCCCACGCAAAATGGCAATGGCATCTTCCACGCTGGGTTCGCCGACAAAGACAGACTGAAAGCGCCTTTCCAGGGCAGGATCTTTTTCGACATGTTTGCGATATTCGTCTAGAGTGGTGGCTCCCACGCAACGCAGCTCGCCCCTTGCCAAGGCGGGCTTCAGCATATTGGAGGCATCCATGGCCCCTTCTCCCGCACCCGCCCCCACCAAGGTGTGAAGCTCATCGATGAAGAGAATGATCTTTCCTTCTGCCTCGGTGATTTCTTTGATTAAGGATTTGAGTCGATCCTCAAATTCTCCCCGATATTTAGTGCCCGCAAGCAGCGCCCCCAAATCTAAGGACAATAAAGTTTTATCTCTTAAACTTTCGGGAACATCCCCATGGGCAATCCGTTGGGCCAAGCCCTCGACGATAGCGGTTTTTCCAACCCCCGGCTCACCAATGAGTACCGGATTATTTTTGGTCCGACGGGAGAGCACCTGAACCACGCGACGCACCTCATCGTCCCGTCCAATCACCGGATCCATCTTTCCGCGACGAGCCAGGTCCGTTAAATCACGACAATATTTTTTGAGAGATTGATATTTACCTTCCGGATTTTGATCACTCACTCGATGAGAACCCCGGATATCCAGCAGGGCTTTCATCAAGGATTCTCGACTCACCCCTCTCTCCTTTAAAAACCTGGAAAGTCGCGCTTCTTTCAGATCGACAAAGGCCAGCAAGAGATGTTCGGTGCTCACATAATCATCTTTCAACTGAGCGGCTTCCTTCTGAGCCTCCTCAAGGGCTTTCTTAAACGTTGGCGCAATGTATTCTCCCGATCCTCCTGAAACTTTTGGAAATTTTTCGATCAGACCGATTGTATCATTTTGAACTTTTTTGGGGTCCACACCGATTTTTTGAAGGATAGAAGGAACAATCCCCTCCTCCTGCCTAAGCAGGGCCAGTAACAAATGTTCCGGCTCCATTTGCTGATTGCCATGTTCGGCAGCAAGGTTCTGGGCTTCACTGAGGGCCTCTTGGGTTTTTACTGTAAATTTGTCATAGCGCATGAGGTTCTCCAGTTTAGTGTTTACCATTACACCTAACCCCCCTCAAATACGCCCTGATGCGTCAAAGTCAAGAGAGGCCGTTTATATTTTGGACAATGAAAACAGAGTTAATTTTAATTTGAAGAAATCAACTCTTGTTAAAGAAAATTAAATCGTCAAAGGAGAATTATTTTCATTCTTACACTTGTCACTAATCTGTAAAAAACCGATAATGAAAAGATGAGAAAACGAATTTGCGTGTTTTGCGGAGCAAACCCCGGAAGAAATGGTGACTATACCGAAGCAGCCGAAAGATTAGGAAAAGCCTTGGTAGATCGTAACATTGCCCTCGTCTACGGGGGAACCACTGTCGGCCTTATGGGCAGCGTGGCTAAAACAGTGACCGAGCTGGGAGGGGAAGTTCATGGTGTGATTCCTACCTTCTTGAGCAAAGTGGAATTTCCAAATCATCAAGTCACTCACTTTTATGAAGTGGGCAGCATGCACGAACGAAAGCAAAAAATGCACGACCTGTCCGATGCCTTCATTGCTTTGCCTGGCGGATTCGGAACCATGGAAGAAATTTTTGAAACCCTTACCTGGGGACAACTTGGGCTGCACAAAAAACCTTCTCTCTTTTTGAACATCAAAGGCTATTACCGCTCTCTCCTCAGTTTTTTTGATCATGCCATCGCCGAAGGCTTCGTTCGAGATTCACATCGGGGCTTATACCTAATTGAAGAAGATCCTGTGAAGGCAGTGGGAAAACTGGACACCCTCATTGAGGCCACACAGAGAAACCCCAAGGTCAAATCCCTTCTGGCCAAGAAGATGTAAAATTGACGCTGCCTTACAATCAGGCCATAAAAATTCCAAAGATTGCCAAAATCAATACACCTTGGTCCAAACTTGATATGACCAAAGTCAGAATAAAAAATGATTTCCATCATTCTCATCTGGATCTATCTTGTGGAGACAATGAGAAATGGACCAAGCTAGACCTACACCTTTATGACTTTCAAACCAAACTTCATATCGCTCAAACAAAAATTCATTTTAATTTTTTTGACCGTGTGGCTGGTGCCCCTTATTATGTTTGGCGTCTTCAACCATTCTTATGTGAAAAAACTCCTTGAGGATGCCATCCTCCGTGAACAGCATTCTTTCATTTTGAAAAAAACACACGAGGCTATGGATGCGATCACTTCGAATACTAATGCCCTTTTGTTGATAAGGACTATCCCTACAATTTCAGAATTTATGCAGGCAGAACAAACAGCGGCCGGTTCTGTGGATAAAAGCAACCTCCAGCAGTGGAAAGAAAGATTTGTTACAGTCACTTTCGAAGCACTTGAGCTGAATAAAAATTGGGATCAGCTCTTCTGCCTCAATGCCCAAGGGAAGATGCTGCTCCGTGTTTCCAGGTCCCCAGACGGAAAGTCCATTCTCTCTGAAAATGAATTAGAAGACAGGAGCGGAAACGATTACTTCAAAGAAGCCATAAAACCGGATGCCAAAGGGGCCTATGTTTCCCCTTTGAAACTGGAAAAAGAGAAGTCTGGAAACATAGAAGTCCCTCTACTCTATTTTTCCGTTCCTATTTTAGAAAAGGCCGGAAATCTGGAGGGTGTTTTGGTAATCCGCTATCGACCAAATTCCCTTCTGGACGAACTCAGCCAAGCCAGTTTGGGATCTATCACCATCACCGATCAGGATGGCTATTTTATTTCTCATCCAGAAGCACAAAAAAAATTCAGTCTGCAACGTGGAAACAACTACAATCTCTTTTGGGAATACCCCGATCTCAAAAAAGAGACCACTAGCTTCGAGTCCAATGACTATAAGGACGTTCGGGAAAAACAATATCATGTCTGGAGAAAGATCAATTATGCCCCCGACGACCCCCAACATTAC encodes:
- a CDS encoding glycosyltransferase family 39 protein; the protein is MLKSKSNFLSAGPSLFFLWIFCILLTRLPSLYHDFTQVDEVLFALGTKIWLKGGIPYIDFVETKALGIYYFYAFASLLSGKSGQVSLLSIHLLTLVCVFLTTFFIYQIALKLYSEKAAFYSSLFFIFFSTNFLPNIIAANMEVILLLPYTISVFLILKHAKAVRLKHCFFSGIFFSAALLIKQQAGMLLPLQLIYFLFLLPRPQLWTLRKGLLASLVFLIGCVPLPLLMLLHLQKLGSLNAFFFWVVSESLNYVWRGDLAIDGWAKFFSRGLPFILATALPWILCGQRLIYFLRNRNFIPLHSKLQENYLWIWFFLSFFPIAAGHRFFDHYFLIIFPPLSLLAGLAVDQWAPEQWRRYKIAFFIAFFLPSLGFTLLRYNMHSMYAYTQKEDLETYRPYGEQLKKLTREDDRVFVWGYAPSIYWYSGRLPATRFLWSDLLSGRVPGMNVNKFSTEEIAKFKMPESWNMLWEDFEKHPPQIIMDTGTAGFHDYQKIPMSVYPQLWEYVQKNYEELESFQGARVFRRKNL
- the clpB gene encoding ATP-dependent chaperone ClpB, with protein sequence MRYDKFTVKTQEALSEAQNLAAEHGNQQMEPEHLLLALLRQEEGIVPSILQKIGVDPKKVQNDTIGLIEKFPKVSGGSGEYIAPTFKKALEEAQKEAAQLKDDYVSTEHLLLAFVDLKEARLSRFLKERGVSRESLMKALLDIRGSHRVSDQNPEGKYQSLKKYCRDLTDLARRGKMDPVIGRDDEVRRVVQVLSRRTKNNPVLIGEPGVGKTAIVEGLAQRIAHGDVPESLRDKTLLSLDLGALLAGTKYRGEFEDRLKSLIKEITEAEGKIILFIDELHTLVGAGAGEGAMDASNMLKPALARGELRCVGATTLDEYRKHVEKDPALERRFQSVFVGEPSVEDAIAILRGLKERYEVHHGVRIKDEAIVAAVQLSHRYITSRFLPDKAIDLIDESASKLRIEIDSLPTVIDEIERKITQYEIERQALKKEQDAASQERLARIEKDLVGLREETSKLKAHWQNEKEVISKIRTVKEKIEQTKQESERAERSGDLNKAAELKYGVLLGLEKELKTENEKLAKLQSKKKMLKEEVGAEDIAEVVAKWTGVPISRMMEGEVEKLVHMEDRLRQRVIGQEEALLKVANAVRRSRAGLQDPNRPIGSFIFLGPTGVGKTETARALAEFMFDDEAAMTRIDMSEYMEKHSVSRLIGAPPGYVGYEEGGQLTETVRRRPYSVVLFDEIEKAHPDVFNILLQVLDDGRLTDGQGRTVDFKNTVIIMTSNVGSHFAYLGLPERDMETSMMEELRKHFRPEFLNRVDDIIIFDALKEEQIKHIVEVQLKRLEKLLADRKMTLHLTEGAKIYLAKHGFDPQYGARPLKRAIQKYIQDPLALKILKGEFKEGDSIEADAGEIGAVVFRKV
- a CDS encoding type II toxin-antitoxin system RelE/ParE family toxin gives rise to the protein MIKYGVFISRPANNDIREIVNHIRLDKPKAATNFKKQILSKIKSLQYFPLRGKKVTDKFYWGSENDYEVFLGEYLIVYRVIEKTVSVNRVLHGRMETKDISLL
- a CDS encoding glycosyltransferase, producing the protein MDASLIIPIFKAESFLEGTLKAVSSHLSTSTLNWELLLVLDASPDRSKLICEAFAKRKHPFTVRVLENSTNMGKGATVKAGMLAARGRYRMFTDCDLAYPMSEVEKVFESLKNGADIAIASRTHDESNYLFSTHKVSKIYKRHFISRSFNLFVNAILPLNHKDTQAGLKGFRSEVADYLFSQSKLQGFSFDVEILYLAQNAGLNIQEVGISYHHRDISTINFSREGFRMVRDIFKIRYWKLRKQYSDFISTNSIEEINPTCG
- a CDS encoding thioredoxin domain-containing protein, which gives rise to MNLLQNEKSPYLLQHKDNPVNWYSWGEAAFQAAKEQNKPIFLSIGYSTCHWCHVMAHESFENEQVAQVMNRYFINIKIDREERPDIDEIYMAAVHAMGQRGGWPLSIFLTPDLKPFYGGTYWPRVQFIGLLEKIAEIWRTDQANLQKSGEELLAHIRAQKDPDLTRVEMDEEIFKKFTEHSLATFDSKWGGFGSAPKFPQATQLSLLLRLYHQNKAPLLLHAVTYTLEKMARGGMYDHLGGGFARYSTDEKWLIPHFEKMLYDNALLAKTYLEACQVLADPSLCPSPPRGEGNLREMFASVAKEILDYVLRDLQHPEGGFFSAEDADSEGEEGKFYAWSYSELKQVLSEDEFQLFQKMYGVTESGNFEHSSNVLWPQDQFTWKDKENLFAKSAQEKLFAVREKRIRPHRDEKILTSWNGLMLSAFALGFRILGDQKYLSALKGTINFIFEKSGLFQEGKLFARYAQNEVKYAGYLDDYAFLIQGLLDFQEASPNPQILQRVVELQQKQKELFWDVTKGAFFFSDGLDESVLLRSKDCMDTALPSGNAVSAFNLLRLYHLTGDASFKEDALTIFSHFSKLISAYPHACSQMLIAYDFLLKAKQELVIMSASAEMEKMIQKISQVFHPHLTLTGSEKESNFPPLLKGRRIQNNQVTFYLCENQSCQLPENDLKIVLDKIG
- a CDS encoding TIGR00730 family Rossman fold protein, translated to MRKRICVFCGANPGRNGDYTEAAERLGKALVDRNIALVYGGTTVGLMGSVAKTVTELGGEVHGVIPTFLSKVEFPNHQVTHFYEVGSMHERKQKMHDLSDAFIALPGGFGTMEEIFETLTWGQLGLHKKPSLFLNIKGYYRSLLSFFDHAIAEGFVRDSHRGLYLIEEDPVKAVGKLDTLIEATQRNPKVKSLLAKKM
- a CDS encoding ChbG/HpnK family deacetylase; the protein is MKKLILHADDYGFAPSISDGILKAYEFGLLKSASALVNFPCSQTYLNKAKETKLDLGWHLNLSLGLPLSAPKKIPSLVDHKGSFFSLKKLLLKSFLGLLDKKELELELRAQLKFLQTHYGPVSHVDGHQHIHVFPGIRETLKKILLEEKIPYLRLPREVNFFQGKRKLTRLFLALQKGSGSLFWKETKVQSPAFYGLGLGKDSHSLHAWTKLLSTIHKDCAEVMLHPGFLNKGENLYGDDFPGNREAELECLLSASFKELIATKNFECRSFRLLLEP
- a CDS encoding type II toxin-antitoxin system Phd/YefM family antitoxin, encoding MIRSLTEDIIPISDLVHGASKVIKRLQKTQRPIFVTQNGRATMVCMDVKDFEKRFEREVFIKALQEGSDAIERGDCVSLEEFKKELEKM